One Azospirillum sp. TSA2s genomic region harbors:
- a CDS encoding glutathionylspermidine synthase family protein has protein sequence MSAGAAWREDTVYEFTASQIDLIESVADELHSMIAVAVRHVMEHKLFASLGIRGDLARMLEASWLDYWAGGRRNERAGGLAGRLTLAYDGRDSVKLLGCNYDTCEGLFAASMIQRNWREAMAPDANQFNGLHEALVERWEELATGVPGRGRMHATCATPDPVREGELVYLAATAAEAGIDTRLLPLQSIAWDGRRFVDDEGQPISWLAKLYPWDGLADDGFLQRLRSSCMSVLSPLWCWLWSNHGLLAVLSYLYPRHPNLCRAALDPSGVAGADMVTVRALHGLDGAPSRILEQGAVIADDGPDIGEDVAAHGAIWLETPPCFREEDTRAVLHAWIVGDKCLGMGVRESADPRLGSGVGPDSAMIPHLFRG, from the coding sequence ATGTCGGCTGGAGCCGCCTGGCGGGAGGACACCGTCTACGAGTTCACCGCTTCGCAGATCGACCTGATCGAAAGCGTGGCTGACGAACTGCACAGCATGATCGCGGTCGCCGTGCGTCATGTGATGGAGCACAAGCTGTTCGCCTCGCTCGGCATCCGCGGCGACCTCGCGCGCATGCTGGAAGCGTCCTGGCTCGATTACTGGGCCGGTGGGAGGCGCAACGAACGGGCGGGCGGGCTCGCCGGGCGATTGACGCTGGCCTATGACGGGCGCGACAGCGTCAAGCTGCTGGGGTGCAATTACGACACCTGCGAGGGGCTGTTCGCCGCCTCGATGATCCAGCGCAACTGGCGCGAGGCGATGGCTCCCGACGCCAACCAGTTCAACGGCCTGCACGAGGCGCTGGTGGAGCGGTGGGAGGAATTGGCGACGGGCGTGCCCGGTCGCGGTCGCATGCACGCGACCTGTGCCACCCCCGATCCGGTGCGCGAGGGCGAACTGGTCTATCTCGCCGCCACCGCGGCGGAGGCCGGCATCGACACCCGCCTGCTGCCGCTGCAGTCCATCGCCTGGGACGGCCGCCGCTTCGTGGATGACGAGGGGCAGCCGATCTCCTGGCTGGCGAAGCTCTACCCCTGGGACGGGCTGGCCGACGACGGGTTCCTTCAGCGGCTGCGCAGCAGCTGCATGAGCGTGCTGTCGCCGCTGTGGTGCTGGCTGTGGTCGAACCACGGGCTGCTGGCGGTGCTGTCCTATCTCTATCCACGCCACCCGAACCTGTGCCGTGCGGCGCTGGACCCCAGCGGCGTGGCCGGAGCCGACATGGTGACCGTGCGCGCCCTGCATGGGCTGGACGGCGCGCCGAGCCGCATCCTGGAACAGGGGGCGGTGATCGCCGACGACGGTCCGGACATCGGCGAGGATGTCGCGGCCCATGGCGCGATCTGGCTTGAAACCCCGCCCTGCTTCCGCGAGGAGGACACGCGCGCCGTCCTGCACGCCTGGATCGTCGGCGACAAATGCCTGGGCATGGGGGTGCGGGAATCGGCCGATCCGCGCCTGGGCTCCGGCGTCGGCCCGGATTCGGCGATGATCCCGCACCTGTTCAGGGGCTGA
- a CDS encoding methyltransferase domain-containing protein yields the protein MTDKDGSSGHGPSLKTRLYAWWEGYDLSGLKAKKGDEQPRQPEQPQPAAPGPGMNRWGKPLWTATRIEVAEKMWGEGFNTPGGADHIPYLVKPLGLNPAMSVLDLAAGLGGTSRTMAGKYGCWVTGLEASELLAKEGMVRSFKLGLEKKAPIETFNPEHFGYPKRVDAIVYKEGLFFVRDKEQMFDGMELALKPRGHLLITDYIAEADVMGAKAIQNWCDKEPLTPNLWPKDRMANAFAQRNLDLRIAEDISDTHRGLILSAIQGLVEHLEKFQLDTPTKLAVMEEVELWARRVAAIEAGVRVYRFYAIKPAE from the coding sequence ATGACGGACAAGGACGGATCGTCCGGGCATGGACCGAGCCTGAAGACTCGCCTCTATGCGTGGTGGGAAGGCTATGACCTCTCCGGTCTGAAGGCGAAGAAGGGCGACGAGCAGCCGCGCCAGCCCGAACAGCCGCAGCCTGCCGCACCCGGTCCCGGCATGAACCGCTGGGGCAAGCCGCTGTGGACCGCCACCCGCATCGAGGTGGCGGAGAAGATGTGGGGCGAGGGCTTCAACACCCCCGGCGGCGCCGATCACATTCCCTATCTGGTCAAGCCGCTGGGCCTGAACCCGGCGATGAGCGTGCTGGATCTCGCCGCCGGGCTGGGCGGCACCAGCCGCACCATGGCCGGCAAATACGGCTGCTGGGTCACCGGGCTGGAGGCGTCGGAACTGCTGGCGAAGGAGGGGATGGTCCGTTCCTTCAAGCTGGGACTGGAGAAGAAGGCGCCGATCGAGACCTTCAATCCCGAACATTTCGGCTATCCCAAGCGCGTCGACGCCATCGTCTACAAGGAAGGCCTGTTCTTCGTCCGCGACAAGGAACAGATGTTCGACGGCATGGAACTGGCGCTGAAGCCGCGCGGCCACCTGCTGATCACCGACTATATCGCCGAAGCGGATGTGATGGGCGCCAAGGCGATCCAGAACTGGTGCGACAAGGAGCCGTTGACGCCGAACCTGTGGCCGAAGGACCGCATGGCGAACGCGTTCGCCCAGCGCAACCTCGACCTCCGCATCGCCGAGGACATCTCCGACACCCACCGCGGCCTGATCCTGTCCGCCATCCAGGGGCTGGTCGAGCATCTGGAAAAATTCCAGCTCGACACCCCCACCAAGCTGGCGGTGATGGAGGAGGTCGAGTTGTGGGCCCGCCGCGTCGCCGCCATCGAGGCCGGCGTGCGGGTGTACCGCTTCTACGCGATCAAGCCGGCAGAGTAG
- the mepA gene encoding penicillin-insensitive murein endopeptidase, whose translation MGILAGVRAFGGRAFKAIACVGLVAALLAAGDADAKSRKKNKPVPIPAYATSVAWGAVAGPSLGASRSIGGYAAGCIAGARALPPEGVGYQVIRLSRQRNYGHPVLVDMLRDFGQRVAHAGLGTALVGDMGQARGGPMPSGHASHQIGLDADIWLRLDLPPMGRAGRERLDEVKYVDYDRMRVTADWSDRQARMIQIAASDPRVARIFVNPAIKLAMCQRSWSDRGFLNKLRPWHGHDGHMHIRLNCPAGSPLCEQQAEQPDGDGCGDELMSWLDSASPAIEHPPGYKPEPRVVRKMPAACAPVLNAAGTRMASLPESGAAPAKTAR comes from the coding sequence ATGGGGATTCTTGCGGGGGTTCGTGCTTTCGGGGGGCGCGCCTTCAAGGCGATCGCATGCGTCGGACTGGTGGCCGCTCTGCTGGCGGCCGGCGATGCCGACGCCAAGTCACGGAAGAAGAATAAGCCGGTTCCGATCCCGGCCTATGCCACCAGCGTCGCCTGGGGGGCGGTGGCCGGCCCCTCGCTGGGGGCGTCGAGATCCATCGGCGGTTATGCGGCCGGCTGCATCGCCGGTGCCCGCGCCCTGCCGCCGGAAGGCGTCGGCTATCAGGTGATCCGCCTGTCGCGCCAGCGCAACTACGGCCATCCGGTGCTGGTCGACATGCTCCGCGACTTCGGCCAGCGGGTGGCGCATGCCGGGCTGGGCACGGCGCTGGTCGGCGACATGGGGCAGGCGCGCGGCGGACCGATGCCGTCGGGCCATGCCAGCCACCAGATCGGGCTGGATGCCGATATCTGGCTGCGGCTGGACCTGCCGCCGATGGGCCGTGCCGGGCGCGAGCGGCTGGACGAGGTCAAGTATGTCGATTACGACCGCATGCGCGTCACCGCCGACTGGTCGGACCGGCAGGCCCGGATGATCCAGATCGCCGCCAGCGACCCCCGCGTCGCCCGCATCTTCGTCAATCCGGCGATCAAGCTGGCGATGTGCCAGCGCAGTTGGTCCGACCGCGGGTTCCTGAACAAGCTGCGGCCCTGGCACGGCCATGACGGCCACATGCACATCCGGCTAAACTGCCCGGCCGGCAGCCCGCTGTGCGAACAGCAGGCGGAGCAGCCCGACGGCGACGGCTGCGGCGACGAACTGATGTCCTGGCTGGACAGCGCGTCCCCCGCGATCGAGCATCCGCCGGGTTACAAGCCGGAGCCGCGGGTGGTCCGCAAGATGCCGGCGGCCTGCGCCCCGGTGCTGAACGCGGCGGGCACGCGCATGGCCTCCCTGCCCGAATCGGGCGCTGCCCCTGCCAAAACCGCGCGCTGA
- a CDS encoding ABC transporter permease, translated as MARISAGRLMAVMVKEFIQMRRDRLTFAMMVGVPILQLILFGFAINSDPKALPTAVLVADSSPFARTLVAAMENSRYFAITRTAASEAEIDRLLAEGEVQFAVTIPTGFARDLQRGTRPVLLVEADATDPAATSNALSALSTIARQALNPDLTGPLAGLRAGPDPVELRVHRRYNPEGITQYNVVPGLMGVVLTMTMVMMTALAVTRERERGTMENLLAMPVRPFEVMLGKIVPFVVVGYVQVLLIVVAARLLFDVPIVGSLGLLSAVLILFIAANLAVGFTFSTLARNQLQAMQMSFFFFLPSMLLSGFMFPFRGMPDWAQAVGEILPLTHFLRIVRGILLKGNGFAEIAAEVLALALFLTVVTVVALKRYRQTLD; from the coding sequence ATGGCGCGGATATCGGCGGGCCGCCTGATGGCGGTGATGGTGAAGGAATTCATCCAGATGCGGCGCGACCGGCTGACCTTCGCCATGATGGTGGGGGTGCCGATCCTGCAGCTCATCCTGTTCGGCTTCGCCATCAACTCCGATCCCAAGGCGCTGCCGACGGCGGTGCTGGTCGCCGATTCCAGCCCCTTCGCCCGCACGCTGGTCGCGGCGATGGAGAATTCCCGCTATTTCGCCATCACCCGCACCGCGGCGTCGGAGGCCGAAATCGACCGGCTGCTGGCGGAGGGGGAGGTGCAGTTCGCCGTCACCATCCCCACCGGCTTCGCCCGTGATCTCCAGCGCGGCACCCGTCCGGTCCTGCTGGTGGAGGCCGACGCCACCGACCCGGCGGCGACCAGCAACGCCCTGTCGGCGCTGTCCACCATCGCCCGGCAGGCGCTGAACCCCGACCTGACCGGGCCGCTGGCGGGCCTGCGCGCCGGGCCGGACCCGGTGGAACTGCGCGTTCACCGCCGCTACAACCCGGAGGGCATTACCCAATACAATGTCGTGCCGGGGCTGATGGGCGTGGTGCTGACCATGACCATGGTGATGATGACGGCGCTGGCCGTTACCCGCGAGCGCGAGCGCGGGACGATGGAAAACCTGCTGGCCATGCCGGTCCGGCCGTTCGAGGTGATGCTGGGCAAGATCGTGCCCTTCGTCGTCGTCGGCTATGTCCAGGTTCTGCTGATCGTGGTGGCGGCGCGGCTGCTGTTCGACGTGCCGATCGTGGGCAGCCTGGGGCTGCTGTCCGCCGTGCTGATCCTGTTCATCGCCGCCAATCTGGCCGTCGGCTTCACCTTCTCCACGCTGGCGCGCAACCAGCTGCAGGCGATGCAGATGTCGTTCTTCTTCTTCCTGCCGTCGATGCTGCTGTCGGGATTCATGTTCCCGTTCCGCGGCATGCCGGACTGGGCGCAGGCGGTGGGCGAGATCCTGCCGTTGACCCACTTCCTGCGCATCGTCCGCGGCATCCTGCTGAAAGGAAACGGGTTCGCCGAGATCGCGGCGGAGGTGCTGGCGCTCGCCCTGTTCCTGACGGTGGTCACGGTGGTGGCGTTGAAGCGCTACCGCCAGACGCTTGACTGA